One Actinomyces marmotae DNA window includes the following coding sequences:
- a CDS encoding FHA domain-containing protein: MREAAGTIGEARWGAGDWHGIITPRASLILPPVIPMPIVERLWRDLHGDGLTTAAVLWDVISSVVARTGERPDFAFVLLEPDGNRHVAVRGRGIVRTSHGDIASGPTSTWTETIVEPSDTLVLLTPDTGDGIMRPLADGIAPVSVVALPALAEEERPEGASTVHDAASLPRRAEASGPSPATSRPTADVLAGAPAPSAAPVAPSVAPVAPSAAPVAPSAAPVAPSAAPVAPPAAPTPPTAPSAPAGRPETLPEPAVESTLAVPFDPAAILAGIDQQAAPSADGVPETLPEPAVESTLAVPFDPAAILAGMNQGSTPAEAEGWTASGPAVTAGSVPAPSAGSAPLLPASAASGPAAPSAPIAASAPAAFSAPGAPSAPIAASAPAAFSAPGAPSAPGAFSADLPAQTGPGITAAPNFAVGPESTGESSLTSPAPLRRGDHDGSTVAELPGDLLEEIRSARSELAELPTPDRSGLVPSHGARVLSAFCANSHPNPTHLVACRVCEAPLEGPVRLAPRPVLGSLILSDGRVLSLGGPIVLGRRPSADRVATFDAGFPTCIKVSSPDRQISRNHLLIDIDEWSVLARDLSNTNGTVLLREGSAPVHLSRVETTILRSGDVLELGEGVTARFEAA, encoded by the coding sequence GTGCGCGAGGCTGCAGGCACGATCGGCGAGGCCCGCTGGGGCGCTGGCGACTGGCACGGAATCATCACGCCGCGCGCCTCCCTCATCCTGCCCCCGGTCATCCCCATGCCGATCGTCGAGCGGCTCTGGCGGGACCTCCACGGGGACGGCCTGACGACGGCGGCCGTCCTGTGGGACGTCATCTCCAGCGTCGTCGCCCGCACGGGTGAGCGGCCCGATTTCGCCTTCGTCCTCCTCGAGCCCGACGGGAACCGGCACGTGGCCGTGCGGGGGCGCGGGATCGTGCGCACCTCCCACGGGGATATCGCCTCGGGCCCCACCTCCACGTGGACCGAGACCATCGTTGAGCCCTCCGACACCCTGGTCCTGCTCACCCCGGACACCGGTGACGGCATCATGCGGCCCCTGGCCGACGGCATCGCGCCGGTCAGCGTCGTGGCGCTGCCCGCGCTCGCGGAGGAGGAGCGGCCCGAGGGCGCGTCCACCGTCCACGACGCGGCCAGCCTTCCCCGCCGTGCTGAGGCCTCCGGCCCCTCTCCCGCCACGAGCCGCCCCACCGCTGATGTCCTCGCCGGCGCCCCCGCCCCGTCGGCCGCGCCGGTCGCCCCGTCGGTGGCGCCGGTCGCCCCGTCGGCCGCGCCGGTCGCCCCGTCGGCCGCGCCGGTCGCCCCGTCGGCCGCGCCGGTCGCGCCGCCGGCGGCGCCGACTCCGCCCACCGCGCCGTCGGCGCCGGCGGGCCGGCCCGAGACCCTGCCCGAGCCCGCCGTCGAGTCCACCCTCGCAGTCCCCTTCGACCCCGCCGCGATCCTCGCCGGCATCGACCAGCAGGCAGCCCCCAGCGCCGACGGCGTCCCCGAGACCCTGCCCGAGCCCGCCGTCGAGTCCACCCTCGCAGTCCCCTTCGACCCCGCCGCGATCCTCGCCGGCATGAATCAGGGCTCGACTCCTGCCGAGGCCGAGGGCTGGACCGCCTCCGGGCCGGCGGTGACGGCAGGCTCCGTGCCCGCCCCGTCCGCGGGCTCCGCGCCCCTCCTCCCGGCATCAGCGGCTTCGGGGCCCGCCGCGCCCTCCGCCCCGATCGCCGCCTCGGCCCCTGCGGCCTTCTCCGCCCCCGGCGCGCCCTCGGCCCCGATCGCCGCCTCGGCCCCTGCGGCCTTCTCCGCCCCCGGCGCGCCCTCCGCCCCCGGCGCCTTCTCCGCGGACCTGCCCGCCCAGACCGGCCCGGGCATCACGGCGGCCCCGAACTTCGCCGTCGGCCCCGAGTCCACCGGAGAGTCCTCCCTGACCAGTCCCGCCCCCCTCCGACGCGGGGATCACGACGGCTCCACCGTGGCGGAACTCCCGGGCGATCTCCTTGAGGAGATCCGCTCGGCGCGCTCCGAGCTGGCCGAGCTCCCCACGCCCGACCGCAGCGGCCTCGTCCCCTCCCACGGCGCGCGCGTCCTGTCCGCCTTCTGCGCGAACTCGCATCCCAACCCCACCCACCTCGTGGCCTGCCGCGTCTGCGAGGCTCCCCTGGAGGGGCCCGTCAGGCTCGCGCCGCGACCCGTGCTCGGCAGCCTCATCCTGTCCGACGGTCGCGTCCTGTCACTCGGCGGGCCCATCGTGCTGGGGCGGCGCCCCTCGGCCGACCGCGTGGCCACCTTCGACGCCGGCTTCCCCACGTGCATCAAGGTGTCCAGTCCGGACCGGCAGATCTCCCGCAACCACCTCCTCATCGACATCGACGAGTGGTCGGTCCTCGCCCGCGACCTGTCCAACACCAACGGCACCGTCCTGCTGCGGGAGGGCTCCGCCCCGGTCCACCTGTCGCGTGTGGAGACCACCATTCTGCGCAGTGGCGACGTGCTCGAGCTCGGTGAGGGAGTCACCGC
- a CDS encoding ABC-F family ATP-binding cassette domain-containing protein has translation MAHLLGIEDLRIIVGSRALLDGVRLGIEDGTRVGVLGPNGAGKSTLLAALAGKREPDGGRITRAGDLSIALLTQSDDFTPGTTVTRAVHGDAPEHEWASDPAIRDIHAGLLADVSPSADVTTLSGGQRRRVALAAVLTADARIVLLDEPTNHLDVEGVDWLARHLNARFSGRRAGAGALVVVTHDRWFLDAICTNVWEVVPGVDPGGDRPQVPGRIETYDGGYAAYVLARAERARQAAVAAAKRDNLLRKELAWLRRGAPARTSKPRFRIEAAEALIADVPPPRDTVQLAAMATARLGKKVIDLEDVSLSYPGRGGGAAPGAGPADGAAPAEVLRHVTWRLAPGERVGIVGVNGAGKTTLLRLLEGVLEPTSGRVVRGTTVAVATLSQSTHELDALADLRVVEAVAQVGERVMVGGKELTATQLVERLGFTRQRAWTRVGEISGGERRRLQLLRLLMTEPNVLLLDEPTNDLDTDTLAAVEDILDTFPGTLVVVSHDRYLLERVTDHQVAVLGDGQVRDLPGGVEEYLELRRVAADGVGRGVVVGARDRPGSGRSGDDRPGDDGGPGPSARPPLTGAQRREATKALGRIERRMERAASRIEDLHARLEEASAEPSRLGELAGLGRELAQAQAEHAALEEAWLDAAESLES, from the coding sequence ATGGCGCATCTGCTGGGCATTGAGGACCTGCGCATCATCGTCGGGTCGCGCGCCCTCCTCGACGGCGTCCGCCTCGGCATTGAGGATGGAACCCGCGTGGGCGTCCTGGGCCCCAACGGCGCCGGCAAGTCCACCCTCCTCGCGGCCCTGGCCGGAAAGCGGGAGCCCGACGGCGGCCGCATCACGCGCGCCGGGGACCTCAGCATCGCGCTGCTGACCCAGTCCGACGACTTCACCCCGGGCACCACCGTCACCCGTGCCGTCCACGGTGACGCCCCCGAGCACGAATGGGCCTCCGATCCCGCCATCCGCGACATCCACGCGGGCCTGCTCGCCGACGTCAGCCCCTCCGCCGACGTCACCACCCTGTCCGGCGGGCAGCGGCGCCGCGTCGCCCTGGCCGCCGTCCTGACCGCCGACGCCCGGATCGTGCTCCTCGACGAGCCCACCAACCACCTCGACGTCGAAGGCGTCGACTGGCTCGCCCGGCATCTCAATGCCCGCTTCTCCGGGCGGCGCGCCGGGGCCGGGGCGCTCGTCGTCGTCACTCACGACCGCTGGTTCCTCGACGCCATCTGCACCAACGTGTGGGAGGTCGTCCCCGGCGTCGACCCCGGTGGCGACCGCCCCCAGGTGCCCGGGCGCATCGAGACCTACGACGGCGGCTACGCGGCCTACGTCCTGGCTCGCGCTGAGCGCGCCCGCCAGGCCGCCGTCGCCGCCGCCAAGCGCGACAACCTCCTGCGCAAGGAGCTCGCCTGGCTGCGGCGGGGCGCTCCGGCTCGCACCTCCAAGCCCCGCTTCCGCATCGAGGCCGCCGAGGCGCTCATCGCCGATGTGCCCCCGCCGCGCGACACCGTCCAGCTCGCCGCCATGGCCACCGCCCGCCTGGGCAAGAAGGTTATCGACCTGGAGGACGTGAGCCTGAGCTACCCGGGGAGGGGCGGTGGGGCTGCGCCGGGCGCGGGCCCGGCCGACGGCGCCGCCCCCGCAGAGGTCCTGCGCCATGTCACCTGGCGCCTGGCCCCCGGCGAGCGCGTCGGCATTGTCGGCGTCAACGGCGCGGGCAAGACCACCCTCCTCAGGCTCCTCGAGGGCGTCCTCGAGCCCACCTCCGGGCGGGTAGTCCGCGGCACAACGGTCGCCGTCGCGACCCTGTCCCAGTCCACTCACGAGCTCGATGCCCTGGCTGACCTGCGCGTCGTCGAGGCCGTCGCCCAGGTGGGGGAGCGCGTCATGGTCGGCGGCAAGGAGCTCACCGCCACCCAACTCGTCGAGCGGCTCGGCTTCACCCGCCAGCGCGCCTGGACGCGCGTCGGCGAGATATCCGGAGGGGAGCGGCGCCGCCTCCAACTGCTGCGCCTGCTCATGACCGAGCCCAATGTCCTCCTCCTCGACGAGCCCACCAACGACCTCGACACTGACACCCTCGCCGCCGTCGAGGACATCCTCGACACCTTCCCGGGCACGCTCGTCGTCGTCTCCCACGACCGCTACCTCCTCGAGCGCGTCACCGACCACCAGGTCGCCGTCCTCGGGGACGGACAGGTGCGCGATCTGCCCGGCGGGGTCGAGGAGTATCTCGAGCTGCGCCGGGTCGCGGCCGACGGCGTTGGGCGGGGCGTCGTCGTCGGGGCGCGCGATCGCCCCGGCTCCGGGCGCTCTGGCGACGACCGCCCCGGCGACGACGGGGGTCCCGGCCCATCCGCGCGGCCACCGCTCACCGGCGCCCAGCGCCGCGAGGCCACCAAGGCCCTCGGGCGGATCGAGCGGCGGATGGAGCGCGCCGCCTCCCGCATCGAGGACCTCCACGCCCGCCTTGAGGAGGCCTCAGCCGAGCCCTCGCGCCTGGGCGAGCTGGCAGGGCTGGGGCGCGAGCTCGCCCAGGCCCAGGCCGAGCACGCCGCCCTGGAGGAGGCCTGGCTAGATGCTGCCGAATCGTTGGAGTCCTGA
- a CDS encoding 4-(cytidine 5'-diphospho)-2-C-methyl-D-erythritol kinase: MNHLRAVPDPDATGPRAGSATSVRVEAPGKVNLFLSVGAPRPDGYHPLTTVFQAVRLIETVTARRQALDARGRITLTLADPDDAVPTDERNLVVRAARLLAEATGVTEGVDLLLRKRVPVAGGMAGGSADAAATLLACNHLWGTGLGLGDLLDLAARLGADVPFPLMGATALGHGVGDRLTPLMGRGTYQWVFALSREGLSTPAVFTRFDELSATRVADAGAPAAPAEVPEALTAALRAGDAEALADCLANDLQEAALDLRPELAEVIETAERAGALRAIVSGSGPTIAALAPDSATAQRVARALSASGQCADVVRADAPVAGARVVG; the protein is encoded by the coding sequence ATGAACCACCTGCGCGCCGTCCCCGACCCGGACGCCACCGGCCCCCGCGCGGGCTCCGCGACCTCCGTGCGCGTCGAGGCCCCCGGCAAGGTCAACCTGTTCCTATCGGTCGGCGCCCCCCGCCCCGACGGCTACCACCCCCTGACCACTGTCTTCCAGGCCGTGCGCCTCATCGAGACCGTCACCGCGCGCCGCCAGGCCCTCGACGCGCGCGGCCGCATCACCCTCACCCTCGCCGATCCCGACGACGCCGTCCCCACCGACGAGCGCAACCTCGTCGTGCGCGCCGCCCGCCTCCTCGCCGAGGCCACCGGCGTGACCGAGGGCGTCGATCTCCTCCTGCGCAAGCGAGTGCCCGTGGCCGGGGGCATGGCCGGGGGCAGCGCCGACGCCGCCGCGACGCTGCTCGCCTGCAACCACCTGTGGGGCACCGGCCTGGGACTGGGCGACCTCCTCGACCTGGCGGCCCGGCTCGGCGCCGACGTCCCGTTCCCCCTCATGGGCGCCACGGCGCTCGGCCACGGCGTCGGCGATCGACTCACCCCACTCATGGGGCGCGGCACCTACCAGTGGGTGTTCGCCCTGTCCCGCGAGGGCCTGTCCACCCCGGCCGTCTTCACCCGCTTCGACGAACTCAGCGCCACCAGGGTCGCAGACGCCGGGGCCCCGGCCGCCCCCGCTGAGGTCCCCGAGGCCCTCACGGCCGCCCTGCGCGCCGGCGACGCCGAGGCCCTCGCCGACTGCCTGGCCAACGATCTTCAGGAGGCCGCCCTCGACCTGCGCCCCGAGCTCGCCGAGGTCATCGAGACCGCCGAGCGGGCCGGGGCCCTGCGCGCCATCGTCTCCGGCTCCGGGCCCACCATCGCCGCGCTCGCCCCCGACTCGGCCACCGCCCAGCGCGTCGCCCGGGCCCTTTCCGCCTCGGGCCAGTGCGCCGACGTCGTGCGCGCCGATGCCCCCGTCGCCGGCGCCCGGGTGGTGGGCTGA